In Solanum lycopersicum chromosome 5, SLM_r2.1, the following are encoded in one genomic region:
- the LOC101252583 gene encoding 3-ketoacyl-CoA synthase 6: MPENSHSIKLRYIKLGYQYLVNNFLTFLLVPIMATILIQFLQSNPNELIKFYNSLSFTSIHLVCSLFLVTYVTTCYIMSRPRTIYLVDYACFLPPITNRIPFASFMEHAHLILSTEPKSVRFQMKILERSGLSEETALPPPMHYIPPTPTMDLAREEAELVIFSAMDSLLAKTGLKPKDIDVLVVNCSLFSPTPSLSAMVINKYKLRSNIKSFNLSGMGCSAGVISIDLARDILQQYPNSNAVVISTEILTPNGYLGKERSMLLTNCLFRMGGAAILLSNKKSDRGRSKYRLLHIVRTLKGGDDKSFRCVQQQEDPEGKVGINLCIDLMQVAGEALKSNITTIGPLVLPASEQLLFLLTLICRKLFKSNMKPYIPDFKLAFEHFCIHAGGRAVIDELQNNLQLSTEHVEASRMTLYRFGNTSSSSLWYEMSYIEAKGRMKKGDRIWQIAFGSGFKCNSAVWKCNKTIKLPVDDHNPWADCIDRYPVDIPDVVRL; the protein is encoded by the exons ATGCCTGAAAATTCTCATTCAATAAAGCTAAGGTATATCAAATTAGGTTACCAATATCTAGTGAACAactttttaacatttttgttAGTACCAATTATGGctacaattttaattcaatttcttcAATCAAATCCAAATGAACTTATCAAATTTTACAACTCACTTTCCTTTACTTCAATTCACTTAGTTTGTTCATTATTCCTCGTAACTTATGTAACAACATGTTACATAATGTCACGTCCAAGAACTATATACTTAGTAGATTACGCGTGTTTTCTCCCTCCTATTACAAATCGTATACCATTTGCATCCTTTATGGAACACGCACACCTGATCTTGTCAACTGAACCCAAAAGTGTTCGTTTTCAAATGAAAATACTTGAACGTTCTGGTCTTAGTGAAGAAACAGCATTACCCCCCCCGATGCATTATATTCCACCAACTCCTACTATGGATTTGGCTAGAGAAGAAGCTGAACTAGTTATATTTTCAGCTATGGATTCGCTTTTGGCGAAAACGGGGCTAAAACCTAAAGACATTGATGTCCTTGTTGTCAATTGTAGCCTCTTTTCACCAACTCCTTCACTTTCGGCTATGGTTATAAACAAGTATAAATTAAGGAGTAATATAAAGAGTTTTAATTTATCTGGAATGGGCTGTAGTGCAGGGGTAATATCCATCGATTTAGCTCGTGATATACTTCAACAATATCCTAATTCAAATGCTGTGGTTATTAGCACTGAGATTCTCACACCAAATGGCTATTTAG gTAAAGAGAGATCGATGTTACTTACAAATTGCCTATTCAGAATGGGAGGTGCAGCCATACTTTTGTCTAATAAAAAATCAGATCGAGGTCGATCTAAGTATCGTCTATTACACATAGTTAGAACACTCAAAGGTGGCGATGATAAATCTTTTAGGTGTGTACAACAACAAGAAGACCCTGAGGGGAAAGTGGGCATAAATTTGTGTATAGATCTCATGCAAGTTGCTGGTGAAGCATTGAAATCTAATATCACAACAATTGGACCACTTGTTCTACCCGCTTCGGAACAACTTCTCTTCCTTCTTACGCTCAtatgtagaaaattatttaagtcTAATATGAAACCTTATATTCCGGATTTCAAATTAGCGTTTGAACATTTTTGCATACACGCTGGAGGAAg gGCGGTAATAGATGAACTACAGAACAACTTACAGCTATCGACGGAGCATGTTGAGGCCTCGAGAATGACACTTTATCGATTCGGTAACACATCATCGTCGTCACTATGGTACGAGATGAGTTACATAGAGGCAAAGGGGAGAATGAAGAAAG GCGATAGAATTTGGCAAATTGCATTTGGGAGTGGATTTAAGTGTAACAGTGCTGTTTGGAAGTGTAATAAAACAATCAAGCTTCCAGTAGATGATCATAATCCATGGGCTGATTGTATTGACAGATATCCTGTTGATATTCCAGATGTTGTTAGGCTCTAA
- the LOC101252875 gene encoding 3-ketoacyl-CoA synthase 6-like — MSQAQTSVKLKCAKLGYQYVVNHFLTCLLLPIMAMVFVQAIQLSPEKISNLWNNSIQFDFTKTVCSSVVVILVSILYFMSRPRGVYLVDYACYKPPLSLRVSFSIFMEHSRIILSSEPKSVEFQLKILERSCLGEDTCLPPAIHYIPPAPSLDTAREEAQMVIFSVMDSLFKKTELKPKDIDILIVNCSLFSPTPSLSAMVVNKYKMRDNVKSYNLSGMGCSAGLISIDLARDLLRVHPKSIAVVVSTEIITPNYYRGKDRSMLLPNCLFRMGGAAILLSNKWWIDLRRAKYKLLHTVRTHKGSNDKSYNCVYETEDSEGKTGISLSKDLMAIAGEALKSNITSLGPLVLPPSEQLLFLLSLIGRKVFNTKLKPYIPDFKQAFEHFCIHAGGRAVIDELQKNLQLSAEHVEASRMTLHRFGNTSSSSLWYELSYIEAKGRMKKGDRIWQIAFGSGFKCNSAVWKCNKTIETPTDGPWSDCIHKYPVYIPEIVKL, encoded by the coding sequence ATGTCTCAGGCTCAGACATCAGTTAAACTCAAGTGTGCAAAACTTGGGTACCAATACGTTGTGAATCACTTCTTGACATGTCTATTGTTGCCCATAATGGCTATGGTTTTTGTTCAAGCTATTCAACTAAGCCCTGAGAAAATTTCCAATCTTTGGAACAACTCCATTCAGTTTGATTTCACCAAAACAGTCTGTTCATCTGTCGTTGTGATCCTCGTGTCCATTTTATACTTCATGTCAAGGCCTCGAGGGGTTTACCTAGTCGATTATGCATGTTACAAGCCACCTTTGTCATTGCGCGTCTCCTTTTCAATCTTCATGGAGCATTCAAGAATCATACTTAGTTCAGAGCCAAAGAGTGTTGAATTCCAACTGAAGATTCTTGAGAGATCTTGTTTAGGAGAAGATACATGTTTGCCACCAGCAATTCATTATATCCCTCCTGCACCTAGCTTGGACACTGCAAGAGAAGAAGCTCAAATGGTGATATTTTCAGTTATGGATTCTCTCTTCAAGAAAACAGAATTAAAGCCTAAAGACATTGACATTCTTATAGTGAACTGTAGCCTTTTTTCGCCAACGCCTTCTTTATCAGCAATGGTGGTTAATAAGTACAAAATGAGAGATAATGTTAAGAGCTATAACCTCTCAGGAATGGGGTGTAGTGCTGGGCTGATATCCATTGATTTAGCTCGTGATCTTCTCCGAGTTCATCCCAAGTCGATAGCTGTGGTTGTCAGCACAGAGATCATCACGCCGAATTACTACAGAGGCAAAGATAGATCAATGCTCCTACCAAATTGTCTGTTCAGAATGGGAGGTGCAGCCATACTGTTATCAAACAAGTGGTGGATAGATCTACGTCGAGCCAAGTACAAGTTGCTGCATACAGTGAGAACACACAAAGGATCTAATGACAAATCTTATAATTGTGTATATGAAACTGAAGATTCAGAAGGTAAAACAGGAATTTCCTTGTCAAAAGATCTTATGGCCATTGCAGGGGAGGCATTGAAGTCTAATATAACATCACTTGGACCACTTGTTCTTCCACCATCAGAACAACTTTTGTTTCTCTTGTCACTCATAGGCCGAAAGGTCTTTAACACGAAACTGAAACCATATATTCCAGACTTCAAACAAGCGTTTGAACATTTCTGTATTCATGCTGGTGGAAGAGCGGTGATTGATGAACTGCAGAAGAACTTGCAGCTGTCTGCAGAACATGTTGAAGCATCGAGAATGACTCTGCATCGATTTGGGAACACGTCTTCTTCATCATTGTGGTATGAACTGAGTTATATTGAAGCTAAGGGAAGGATGAAGAAAGGTGACAGAATTTGGCAAATTGCATTTGGGAGTGGATTCAAGTGTAACAGTGCTGTTTGGAAGTGTAACAAGACAATAGAAACTCCAACTGATGGACCTTGGTCTGATTGTATCCATAAGTACCCAGTTTATATCCCAGAAATAGTAAAGCTCTAG
- the LOC101253185 gene encoding protein FLX-like 3 — MAGRNRMPRQPDNFRGFHDGPPPRGIMQRGPGPVPPHPSVLEEELELQHRDMQRLIAENRQVIDENVMLERELSAVKDDIHRLSQVIPKMRADNEAQLREYIERGMKLEADLRSTEPLRLEVIQLRAESQKLISLQKELSAQVQTLTNDTNRLQTENKQLSAMKTDIDKLQKELAEARRQFEYEKQANTELVEQNQSMEKNLISMAREIEKLRADKVGRGLGVGAYGMMNGSPEMRYPGGAYGDPYSGGGWGSYDNRGPPRR, encoded by the exons ATGGCTGGTAGAAATCGTATGCCCCGTCAACCTGACAACTTCAGAGGATTCCATGATGGGCCACCACCACGGGGTATTATGCAGCGAGGACCAGGACCCGTCCCTCCTCATCCATCAGTCCTTGAAGAGGAACTAGAGCTCCAGCATAGGGACATGCAGAGATTAATTGCTGAAAACAGACAGGTGATTGATGAGAATGTCATGCTTGAAAGGGAATTGTCTGCTGTAAAAGATGATATACATAGATTAAGTCAGGTCATTCCCAAAATGCGTGCTGACAACGAGGCACAATTACGAGAGTATATTGAAAGAGGAATGAAGTTAGAGGCTGATCTTAGATCTACAGAGCCTCTGAGGTTAGAGGTAATCCAATTGAGAGCTGAATCTCAGAAGCTAATTTCTTTACAGAAAGAGCTATCTGCCCAAGTTCAAACTCTTACTAATGATACTAATCGACTACAAACTGAGAATAAGCAACTATCAGCTATGAAGACTGATATTGATAAATTGCAGAAAGAATTGGCAGAAGCAAG GAGGCAATTTGAATATGAGAAGCAAGCAAATACAGAACTGGTGGAACAAAATCAATCTATGGAGAAGAATCTCATTTCAATGGCTCGTGAAATTGAAAAGCTGCGAGCAGATAAAGTTGGACGGGGCCTTG GTGTAGGAGCCTATGGCATGATGAATGGAAGCCCTGAGATGAGATATCCCGGTGGAGCGTATGGTGATCCATACAGTGGCGGTGGTTGGGGTTCCTATGACAATCGTGGTCCTCCCAGACGTTGa
- the LOC101253483 gene encoding uncharacterized protein, translating into MAASTSISLSFLVINPKSPLFPPQNQSISSTRNLHIHKIHRSNLPISFKIIRNRRISAISELSEVNVAETADQIVSSTGDDGVSTVIQSLLVIAFVGLSILTVGVIYIAVTDFLQKREKEKFEKEEAAKKKKSGRKGKIVARARGGPRGFGQKVEEAEDD; encoded by the coding sequence ATGGCTGCTTCTACATCCATTTCTCTCTCCTTCCTTGTAATTAACCCTAAATCACCTCTTTTCCCTCCACAAAATCAATCAATTTCATCCACTAGAAACCTCCATATTCACAAAATTCACCGCTCAAATCTACCAATTTCATTCAAAATCATCCGAAATCGGAGAATTTCTGCTATTTCAGAGTTATCAGAAGTGAATGTAGCTGAAACTGCCGATCAAATTGTTTCATCCACCGGTGACGACGGAGTTTCCACCGTCATTCAATCTCTTTTGGTCATTGCTTTCGTCGGGTTATCCATTCTAACCGTCGGAGTAATCTACATTGCTGTTACGGATTTTTTGcagaagagagagaaggagaaatTCGAGAAAGAAGAAGCggcgaagaagaagaagagcgGCCGGAAGGGGAAAATTGTAGCGAGAGCTAGAGGTGGACCTCGAGGATTCGGCCAGAAGGTTGAAGAAGCTGAAGATGATTAG
- the LOC101253781 gene encoding zinc finger protein CONSTANS-LIKE 16-like produces MVSERKLASAMGGKTTRACDNCIKKRARWYCPADDAFLCQNCDASVHSANPLARRHERVRLKTSSLKQTSSPSSSSDDYFPDLESPLSISSVSVSVSVPSWHRGFTRKARTPRQGRKASKSAGDGDVIRKNPIHLVPEILSDENSLDENEEEQLLYRVPILDPFVGHLYSSSTAPTDADSEFKLESKEMTLQDDICNVDLNRFHEMLPSEMELAEFAADVESLLGKGLDDESFDMEGLGLLGVCNKEENSMISHEKVKIEDEGEMEVVTKTTSPTTHNHQYNHTHDHDIDINEDTFEFKFDYDSSINIIGDDEVVTNDENKKKILLNLDYEGVLKAWADQRCPWTNGERPELDSNESWPDCMGNYMGIMNENVTIVDRGREARVTRYREKRRTRLFSKKIRYEVRKLNAEKRPRMKGRFVKRANFVTTSTPNYPLVK; encoded by the exons ATGGTTTCCGAAAGAAAATTGGCAAGTGCAATGGGTGGAAAAACAACAAGAGCATGTGACAATTGTATTAAAAAAAGGGCACGTTGGTATTGTCCGGCCGATGATGCATTTTTATGTCAAAATTGTGACGCTTCCGTTCATTCGGCGAACCCTTTGGCACGTAGGCACGAAAGGGTTCGTCTTAAAACATCATCACTAAAACAaacatcatcaccatcatcatcatcggaCGATTACTTTCCCGATTTGGAAAGTCCGCTATCAATTTCATCAGTATCAGTGTCAGTGTCAGTCCCATCGTGGCATCGCGGATTTACTAGGAAGGCACGGACTCCTAGGCAGGGGAGGAAGGCTAGTAAATCCGCGGGGGATGGAGATGTCATTCGAAAGAATCCTATTCATCTCGTCCCTGAGATATTAAGCGATGAAAATTCACTTGATGAGAATGAAGAGGAGCAACTTTTATATCGAGTGCCCATCCTCGATCCCTTCGTGGGCCACCTTTACAGCTCATCGACAGCACCAACAGATGCAGATTCAGAGTTTAAACTCGAATCTAAGGAGATGACATTGCAAGATGATATCTGTAACGTCGACCTGAATAGATTTCACGAGATGTTACCCTCGGAGATGGAGCTAGCGGAATTCGCAGCCGATGTTGAGAGTTTGCTAGGTAAAGGACTTGATGATGAGTCATTTGATATGGAAGGATTAGGTCTATTAGGGGTTTGTAACAAGGAGGAAAATTCAATGATTAGTCATGAAAAAGTCAAAATTGAAGATGAGGGAGAAATGGAAGTCGTTACAAAAACAACTTCTCCAACTACTCACaatcatcaatataatcatACTCATGATCATGATATTGATATTAACGAAGACACCTTTGAGTTCAAATTCGATTACGATTCGTCGATAAATATTATCGGAGACGATGAAGTAGTGACGAAcgatgaaaataaaaagaagattttATTAAATCTTGACTATGAAGGTGTATTAAAAGCATGGGCTGACCAAAGGTGTCCTTGGACTAATGGTGAAAGGCCAGAATTGGATTCAAATGAATCATGGCCAGATTGCATG GGAAATTACATGGGAATAATGAACGAAAATGTAACAATAGTGGATAGAGGAAGAGAAGCGAGAGTAACAAGGTACAGAGAAAAAAGACGAACAAGATTATTTTCGAAGAAAATAAGATACGAAGTTAGGAAATTGAATGCCGAAAAGAGGCCAAGAATGAAAGGAAGATTTGTTAAAAGGGCCAATTTTGTAACAACAAGCACTCCTAATTACCCTTTGGTCAAATGA
- the LOC101254088 gene encoding LOB domain-containing protein 42 — MRMSCNGCRVLRKGCSENCSLRPSLQWIKSPDSQANATVFLAKFYGRAGLINLINAGPQHLRPAIFRSLLYEACGRIINPVNGSVGLMCSGNWQRCQDAVESVLKGSTIMQVPINSDDDNNSTDQIVPLKGCDIRHVSKYNSTNSDNQQVKTRNGRLKRKGSTFDSAASASVEVEAAEEYLLKNQPPLKFSITGWDQFEEREDEMIKRSQSHDSFSVETVEPTLLVNRVDPVKLEEDGDLLGLDLTLGLMSPTG; from the exons atGAGAATGAGCTGCAATGGTTGTCGAGTTCTTCGAAAAGGTTGCAGTGAAAATTGCAGTTTAAGACCCTCTCTTCAATGGATCAAATCACCTGATTCACAAGCCAACGCTACTGTCTTCCTAGCAAAATTTTACGGCCGTGCTGGActcatcaatctcatcaatgCTGGACCCCAACATCTCCGCCCTG CAATTTTTAGGTCTTTATTGTACGAGGCTTGTGGCCGGATAATTAATCCGGTAAACGGATCAGTCGGGTTAATGTGTTCCGGCAATTGGCAGCGTTGTCAGGACGCTGTCGAATCGGTACTCAAAGGATCAACAATCATGCAAGTACCGATTAATAgtgatgatgataataacaGTACTGATCAAATTGTACCGTTAAAAGGATGTGACATACGACATGTttcaaagtataactcaacaaacTCAGATAACCAACAAGTCAAAACTAGGAATGGCAGGCTTAAGCGTAAGGGTAGTACTTTTGATTCTGCAGCTTCAGCTTCCGTGGAAGTTGAAGCAGCAGAAGAGTACTTGTTGAAGAATCAACCCCCGTTAAAGTTCAGTATAACGGGATGGGATCAATTTGAAGAGAGAGAAGATGAGATGATCAAACGCTCACAAAGTCATGACTCGTTTTCAGTTGAAACGGTTGAACCGACCCTTTTGGTGAACCGGGTCGACCCGGTGAAATTGGAGGAAGATGGTGATCTCCTAGGATTAGACCTTACTCTTGGGTTGATGAGTCCAACAGGCTGA